One window of Oreochromis niloticus isolate F11D_XX linkage group LG23, O_niloticus_UMD_NMBU, whole genome shotgun sequence genomic DNA carries:
- the spata18 gene encoding mitochondria-eating protein — translation MADTLRRLTNTSSFSVLQDKLESWHKDYHVISCDQNLNRCCELIEITAKIQGQLFAILNLTAAEGGHYAGVDTLKTRLLPWLGSCFSMARPSVSDDTSLQLIQDSAEKDRKIRELSASHENDLQKLETQLCSAQLQLESVRAELLDAQKELDETKSKSTTTFLATEDEILQLKADLRSAHEQVDIYKRKLEALDDYERQIRLLRDEVSYLSTEKAMLQERLVRSRSPSPLSRHSRSSSPGRSESPTRAQLTNSSRHARLVSRFNDLYAVERLDAQALLRRYISDLEMVQRIIFIAVVESFKTAKLAYRQFKLRVRKTLSTSHFGPESLEDAAVDYIVRNLDLYDVQTSVNDVINAMNVNPRISFPPEVDFVLISSLIREACRVAFAMQTLDPPLDLGFATDGELYNDIKYRRSYDSEFTAPLVMYHVWPALMEGNTVIVKGEAVTRSGALWSRSRSRSSSTSPVRSRSLSPTRSLAFNSRRSLSPGRLRASHL, via the exons ATGGCTGATACTTTAAGGAGATTGACCAACACATCTTCATTCAGCGTCTTACAGGACAAGCTCGAGAGTTGGCACAAAGACTACCAT GTGATTTCTTGTGACCAGAATCTGAACAGATGTTGTGAACTGATTGAAATCACTGCCAAAATCCAGGGCCAACTGTTTGCCATCCTCAACCTTACAGCTGCAGAAG GTGGACACTATGCCGGAGTGGACACTCTGAAAACACGACTACTACCATGGCTCGGATCCTGTTTCTCAATGGCGAGGCCCTCAGTCAGTGATGACACCAGTCTACAGCTCATCCAG GATTCAGCAGAGAAGGACAGAAAGATCAGGGAGCTCTCTGCCTCCCATGAGAATGATTTGCAGAAGCTGGAGACTCAGCTGTGCTCCGCTCAGCTACAGCTGGAGTCGGTCAGAGCAGA GCTGCTTGATGCTCAGAAGGAACTGGATGAGACAAAGAGCAAGTCTACAACCACCTTTCTGGCCACTGAAGATGAAATATTACAACTGAAAGCTGA TTTGAGATCCGCTCATGAGCAGGTGGACATTTATAAGCGAAAGCTGGAAGCTCTCGATGACTATGAGCGGCAGATTCGCCTGTTGAGAGATGAAGTGTCTTACCTGAGCACAGAGAAAGCCATGCTGCAAGAGag gtTGGTGAGGAGTCGTTCTCCGAGCCCTTTGTCCCGGCACAGCCGCTCTTCCAGCCCCGGAAGGAGTGAGTCACCCACCCGAGCCCAGCTCACAAACTCCTCCCGCCACGCCCGCCTTGTGTCGCGCTTCAATGACCTGTATGCTGTGGAGCGTCTGGACGCCCAGGCCCTGCTTCGCCGCTACATTTCTGACTTGGAGATGGTCCAGAGAATAATCTTTATTGCAGTTGTG GAATCCTTCAAGACAGCAAAACTGGCTTACCGTCAGTTCAAGCTACGAGTCAGAAAGACACTGTCCACATCTCACTTTGGGCCGGAAAGTctagaagatgcagctgtggaCTACATCGTCAGAAACCTGGACCTTTATGATGTTCAGACCAGCGTCAAT GATGTCATCAATGCTATGAATGTGAACCCTCGGATCTCCTTCCCGCCAGAGGTGGACTTTGTCCTCATTAGTTCGTTGATCAGAGAGGCATGCAGAGTGGCCTTCGCCATGCAGACACTGGACCCTCCACTGGACTTGGGCTTTGCCACTGATGGAGAACTATACAATGACATCAA GTATCGGCGCAGCTACGACTCTGAGTTCACTGCTCCTCTGGTGATGTACCATGTGTGGCCAGCCTTAATGGAAGGAAACACTGTAATAGTGAAGGGCGAGGCTGTGACTAGAAGTGGTGCTCTG tgGAGCCGAAGCCGCAGCAGAAGCAGTAGTACCAGCCCTGTGCGCTCTCGCTCTCTCAGCCCAACTCGCAGCCTT GCATTTAACAGCAGAAGAAGCCTGTCTCCTGGACGTCTCAGAGCTAGCCACCTGTGA
- the sgcb gene encoding beta-sarcoglycan, translated as MASEQESSNGPVKKSMREKAIERRTINKEHNSNFKAGYVPIEEERLHKTGLRGRKGNMAVCIIILLFLLALINLIITLVIWTVIRIGPNGCDSMEFHESGLLRFKQKADMGIVHPLHKSTVGGRKDQDLVIVGNNNPVVFQQGTTKLSVEKDKTSIVSDVGISFTDPRTQTTFFSTDFENHEFHLPKGVKVLSVKKASTERITSNAASDLNIKGDSAIIRGNEGVNIMGRTIEFKMGGNIELRAENSIVLNGSVMFNATRFPNSAGDLYFNEGQERYKLCMCEDGTLFRVRVKFTNMGCQTLDNPCKKAH; from the exons ATGGCGTCTGAACAG GAGAGCTCCAATGGGCCAGTGAAGAAGTCCATGCGAGAAAAAGCCATAGAGCGCCGCACCATCAACAAGGAGCACAACAGTAATTTCAAAGCAGGCTATGTACCCATAGAGGAAGAGCGTCTGCATAAGACAGGGCTAAGAGGACGCAAAGGAAACATGGCTGTGTgcatcatcatcctcctcttcctcctcgccttaattaatttaatt ATCACATTGGTTATATGGACAGTGATCCGCATCGGTCCGAATGGCTGCGACAGTATGGAGTTCCATGAGAGTGGCCTGCTGCGTTTCAAACAGAAAGCAGACATGGGTATCGTCCACCCGCTGCACAAGAGCACAGTAGGAGGCCGTAAAGACCAGGATCTGGTCATTGTTGGTAACAACAACCCG GTAGTCTTCCAGCAAGGCACTACAAAGCTGAGCGTAGAAAAGGACAAGACCTCAATCGTCAGTGATGTCGGCATATCCTTCACAGACCCTCGGACCCAAACCACGTTCTTCAGCACTGACTTTGAAAACCACGAGTTTCATTTGCCCAAAGGAGTCAAAGTCCTCAGCGTTAAAAAAGCTTCCACAGAAAGG ATCACCAGTAATGCAGCATCTGACCTGAACATTAAAGGAGACTCTGCCATCATTCGCGGTAACGAAGGGGTCAACATCATGGGTCGGACAATCGAGTTCAAAATGGGTGGAAACATTGAGCTCAGGGCT GAGAACAGCATCGTGCTCAATGGATCGGTCATGTTCAATGCCACGCGTTTTCCTAACTCTGCGGGAGATCTGTATTTCAATGAAGGTCAGGAGAGGTACAAGCTCTGCATGTGTGAAGATGGAACTCTGTTCCGTGTGCGGGTGAAGTTTACCAACATGGGCTGCCAGACTTTAGATAACCCATGTAAGAAGGCTCACTAG